Proteins from a single region of Desulfovermiculus halophilus DSM 18834:
- a CDS encoding DnaJ domain-containing protein → MTGNEIPYPSDVSSANFWRSRAKTNSGSAGGSNTKNDSQHTSKTENTAQAYAVLGLRQGATMEEIRKTYYRLAQIHHPDRFASLGEEAVAAATNTFKRINEAYEFLVKHA, encoded by the coding sequence ATAACAGGCAACGAAATACCTTACCCATCTGATGTAAGCTCAGCTAATTTTTGGAGAAGCCGAGCAAAGACAAACAGTGGATCTGCTGGAGGATCGAACACGAAAAACGATTCCCAGCATACATCTAAAACAGAAAATACAGCTCAAGCTTATGCCGTCCTTGGCCTTCGACAGGGGGCCACCATGGAGGAAATACGCAAAACATATTATCGGCTAGCTCAAATTCACCACCCAGACCGATTTGCTTCTTTAGGCGAAGAGGCTGTAGCGGCAGCTACCAACACATTTAAAAGAATCAATGAAGCCTATGAATTCTTGGTGAAACATGCGTGA